One genomic window of Thalassoroseus pseudoceratinae includes the following:
- a CDS encoding DUF1559 family PulG-like putative transporter produces the protein MNVSRHRTASRRRGFTLIELLVVISIIATLISLIAPAVQSARAAARRTQCLNNLHNLGIAMQNFGSSHNSQLPYVRDVTQGTGPEQAISGWPVQLLNTLDNEAVQRQLRTNAAAGAADPFTGTDGSGGAVAGASPANTWLQVFTCPDDLNAWQQDFGLTYRVNMGYMSGLTSGTDAGPGGPDAGDAELALDGTAGGSLDYLEAYSTGAMFQRIGGAGNRNMSFDFISQGDGLGSTILIAENTLGSSAGWRSSSPTVLGFGVAISDLSGGGFGASSKTNLGVGGVTSLGSSGINAPTTSGGNNAKAASNHQDIVHVAFADGAAKGISDTINTQVYLQLLSSNGQRNGQGVLDNSLY, from the coding sequence ATGAACGTTTCTCGCCATCGCACCGCGTCGCGTCGTCGCGGGTTCACTTTGATCGAATTGTTGGTGGTGATTTCGATCATCGCCACGTTGATTTCGCTCATCGCTCCCGCTGTGCAAAGTGCCCGTGCCGCTGCTCGCCGAACCCAGTGCCTCAACAACCTGCACAACCTGGGAATCGCGATGCAAAACTTCGGAAGTTCCCACAACAGCCAACTTCCCTACGTTCGAGACGTGACTCAAGGCACCGGTCCTGAGCAAGCGATTAGTGGCTGGCCTGTTCAACTTCTCAACACCTTGGACAACGAAGCTGTTCAACGTCAGTTGCGTACCAACGCAGCGGCAGGGGCAGCGGATCCGTTTACCGGTACGGATGGTTCTGGTGGTGCGGTTGCGGGAGCCTCTCCGGCAAACACTTGGTTGCAAGTCTTCACCTGCCCGGATGACCTGAACGCTTGGCAGCAAGATTTTGGTTTGACCTACCGGGTCAATATGGGATACATGAGCGGGTTGACAAGCGGAACCGATGCCGGCCCTGGTGGACCTGATGCTGGTGATGCGGAACTTGCCTTGGACGGTACAGCGGGCGGATCACTCGATTACCTGGAAGCGTATTCAACCGGTGCAATGTTCCAACGAATTGGTGGAGCAGGCAATCGGAACATGTCGTTTGATTTCATCTCTCAAGGAGACGGGCTCGGGAGTACCATTCTCATCGCCGAGAACACCTTGGGATCGTCTGCAGGATGGCGTTCAAGCAGCCCGACAGTCTTGGGTTTTGGTGTGGCAATCAGCGATTTGAGTGGTGGCGGTTTTGGCGCCAGCAGTAAGACGAACTTGGGTGTCGGTGGGGTCACTAGTTTGGGAAGTTCAGGAATCAACGCCCCAACGACGTCTGGTGGAAACAACGCGAAGGCAGCTTCCAACCACCAAGATATCGTACACGTTGCCTTCGCTGATGGTGCGGCAAAAGGTATCTCTGACACGATCAATACCCAAGTCTACTTGCAGTTGTTGTCCTCGAACGGTCAACGAAACGGACAAGGTGTTTTGGACAACAGCTTGTACTAA
- a CDS encoding PilW family protein, with product MNSRRFKNSANRQGFTLVELMVAASLVVLIMFLFAQIFSIATATMGEMKGLAENDQRARTLTTIIQNDLQNRTFRKVLPFTVGEGDPPDNDKADFGERRGYFYISENDPANDSDDVLQFTIEVDPNSDDPFYGQALQLDDNEDMDNDPSTFPDRNQPDYSDGLFNGAGVSHQAEVCYFLRNGILYRRMMLIDPDSSVEKQPENSPSTNDPADAEEFFDPAPAEPFQYGNLTPPVFWRDFDYSAFRNTAISPAQMLLHGSSSLNNTTAAGFFPLGKPAYRFGFNHATGLPQEYVGTTSPGVFIGRYTMEETSYRLNNSTGFTYPYSVPTFGNPMGTDDWDVLNTSIRVGNDGIVEFNSSGWQSAAGGTRRAEDILMSNVFAFDVKVWDPLYNEDANSDGALSTGEDANNNGVLDTTAMFVNVGHSAFQGLLAQNTNANLLFGDRRPTDPTDASLYNNRTFDTWHPAPQIDLDGDSEDDPPPFSLRDGNGQDRPLTAIQITILLHDISSDQLRQLTIVQSLAP from the coding sequence ATGAATTCTCGACGCTTCAAGAACTCCGCGAATCGCCAAGGCTTCACGTTGGTGGAGCTGATGGTGGCGGCCTCCTTGGTCGTGTTGATTATGTTCTTGTTTGCTCAGATCTTCTCCATCGCGACCGCCACCATGGGCGAGATGAAAGGACTAGCCGAGAACGATCAACGTGCTCGAACGCTGACGACGATCATTCAAAACGATCTTCAGAATCGCACCTTCCGCAAGGTGCTGCCCTTCACCGTTGGCGAAGGCGATCCTCCGGACAACGACAAGGCCGACTTTGGCGAACGACGTGGTTACTTCTATATCAGTGAGAATGACCCTGCCAACGACTCGGACGACGTGTTGCAATTCACAATCGAAGTCGACCCGAACTCCGATGACCCATTCTACGGCCAAGCACTCCAACTGGATGACAACGAAGATATGGACAACGATCCGAGTACATTCCCGGATCGCAATCAACCGGATTATTCGGACGGGTTGTTCAACGGGGCGGGCGTGTCGCATCAGGCGGAAGTCTGTTACTTCCTGCGAAACGGAATTTTGTACCGTCGAATGATGTTGATCGATCCCGACTCCAGCGTCGAAAAACAGCCGGAGAACTCACCATCCACAAACGATCCAGCGGACGCCGAAGAGTTCTTCGACCCCGCACCGGCCGAGCCGTTCCAATATGGCAACTTAACCCCGCCGGTATTTTGGCGGGACTTCGATTACTCCGCGTTTCGCAATACGGCGATTTCTCCGGCACAAATGTTGTTGCACGGGAGCAGTTCTCTGAACAACACCACCGCCGCCGGTTTCTTCCCTTTGGGCAAGCCGGCGTATCGGTTTGGCTTCAATCATGCCACGGGGTTGCCTCAAGAATATGTAGGCACGACCAGCCCGGGCGTGTTCATCGGCCGTTACACCATGGAAGAAACATCCTACCGGCTCAACAACTCAACCGGCTTCACGTATCCCTACTCAGTTCCGACATTCGGCAACCCGATGGGAACGGACGACTGGGATGTTCTCAACACGAGCATTCGTGTGGGGAATGATGGAATCGTCGAATTCAATTCCAGTGGTTGGCAATCGGCGGCTGGTGGAACACGACGGGCCGAAGACATCCTGATGTCGAATGTGTTCGCGTTCGATGTCAAAGTTTGGGACCCACTCTACAACGAAGACGCCAACAGTGACGGAGCACTCAGCACGGGCGAAGATGCCAACAACAACGGCGTCCTTGATACGACGGCGATGTTCGTGAATGTCGGTCACTCGGCATTTCAAGGATTGCTCGCACAGAATACGAATGCAAACCTGTTGTTCGGGGATCGTCGTCCGACGGACCCAACAGATGCGTCTCTCTACAACAATCGCACATTCGATACTTGGCACCCGGCTCCTCAAATCGACTTAGATGGCGATTCTGAAGACGATCCGCCGCCGTTTAGTTTACGAGACGGAAACGGACAGGATCGGCCTTTGACGGCCATTCAAATTACAATTCTGTTGCACGACATTTCGAGCGATCAACTCCGACAACTCACGATTGTGCAGTCACTCGCTCCTTAG
- a CDS encoding type IV pilus modification PilV family protein — protein sequence MQHHSIPPSPHKRRGVTLTEVLMAILVMGIGVVAVATMFPLSVLKSVRASHLTRAAILCVNARARVQSDPRLLADPDFDGNFKEHFSNDFNRNGIFDRGEVGEDVDGDGNPDRVRRGLYVVDPLGWAYWTDVGISAGVPANVFGHDDDDSAAPFGIRRWSGSALNGPAPDILTQLQAEQIVALPDTWETVGEDAILPASTSTVLQLASTDLDLSVVPLTGNPLARVVLFLSTPNAGPKAVTRRIVAVNDTTKTITVSPAITGVTTANVDRVRVEFQSPKYTWMLTVHTDMYGVSSADIVVFFNRSFDPLDERLISTPAASGFINADRNASNVVTINWMAAANKPNYGQNKFLYSTANGQWYRIVQVQAETATSATLVLDRAVSDVPVKLPAAEDNAIIPSGVIDVFPY from the coding sequence ATGCAACACCATTCCATACCACCCTCCCCGCACAAGCGTCGTGGGGTGACGTTGACCGAAGTGCTCATGGCGATTCTGGTGATGGGCATCGGCGTCGTCGCGGTGGCAACGATGTTTCCGTTGTCGGTCCTGAAAAGTGTGCGAGCTTCGCACCTCACACGGGCCGCGATTCTCTGCGTCAACGCCCGAGCCCGCGTGCAGTCCGATCCGCGGTTGTTAGCCGACCCGGACTTCGACGGCAATTTCAAGGAACACTTCTCCAACGACTTCAACCGCAACGGCATATTCGATCGCGGTGAAGTCGGTGAGGATGTCGACGGGGATGGCAATCCCGACCGTGTCCGACGCGGGTTGTATGTGGTCGATCCCCTGGGTTGGGCCTATTGGACCGACGTTGGTATCAGTGCCGGTGTGCCCGCGAATGTATTTGGACACGACGATGACGATTCCGCCGCACCGTTCGGGATTCGTCGCTGGTCCGGCAGTGCCCTGAACGGTCCCGCACCAGATATTTTGACTCAGCTGCAAGCCGAACAAATCGTTGCCCTGCCTGATACCTGGGAAACCGTCGGCGAAGACGCGATTCTACCGGCAAGCACATCGACTGTTCTTCAACTCGCGAGCACGGATCTCGATCTCAGTGTGGTGCCATTGACCGGCAATCCCCTGGCCCGTGTAGTCTTGTTTTTGTCGACTCCCAATGCCGGACCGAAAGCCGTGACGCGGCGAATTGTTGCAGTCAATGACACCACGAAAACGATCACTGTTTCCCCAGCCATCACCGGCGTGACGACGGCCAATGTCGATCGTGTGCGGGTGGAATTCCAGTCGCCAAAGTACACGTGGATGCTCACGGTTCACACCGATATGTACGGCGTATCCTCCGCAGACATCGTTGTGTTCTTCAACCGGTCCTTCGACCCGCTTGACGAACGGCTTATCTCAACGCCAGCGGCCAGCGGGTTTATCAACGCTGACCGAAACGCTTCCAACGTGGTGACCATCAATTGGATGGCAGCGGCTAACAAACCCAACTACGGGCAAAACAAGTTTCTCTACAGTACGGCGAACGGGCAGTGGTATCGGATCGTGCAGGTCCAAGCCGAGACTGCGACATCAGCCACGCTCGTGTTAGACCGAGCGGTGAGTGATGTTCCGGTCAAACTTCCCGCGGCTGAAGACAATGCCATCATTCCGTCGGGCGTGATCGATGTGTTCCCTTACTAA
- a CDS encoding pilus assembly FimT family protein yields MNQRSGFTLVELLVVIGILLILAYMSLSIYNTAADSDRIRSSARQIQSYLEGARDRAILSGRRWAEEGREGSQPNVGVRFLVDQNAGNGGGTRPQVNAMVFVESSPAVRGKMRLNSSSFWENNESENYGQSWLNLALRGQLYTGLEILVYEPSTSDYDDMKGRKPQRLRISNVIVNGSGIPTGEIELNETPTWSSGMTGDEFFVQLQVGPSIMANQEPVALGSNIVIDLTVSADPNGDGYATDTKLPSAWLKPQASPPPLPQPQYTLSPPLDVMFSPRGVVTGPAAASGLIHFVLRDVADVENGRVLSDPNREGDELIVTLFTRTGHISSHPVHPTDTFRFAETGEVAQ; encoded by the coding sequence ATGAATCAGCGAAGTGGTTTCACGTTAGTGGAATTACTTGTCGTGATCGGCATTTTGCTGATTCTCGCCTACATGAGCTTGTCCATCTACAACACCGCCGCCGATAGCGATCGGATTCGCTCCTCGGCACGGCAAATTCAGTCGTACTTGGAAGGGGCACGCGATCGTGCCATCTTGTCCGGGCGACGTTGGGCCGAAGAAGGCCGTGAGGGCTCGCAACCCAATGTGGGGGTCCGCTTTCTCGTGGACCAAAACGCCGGCAATGGCGGCGGCACGAGACCCCAAGTCAATGCCATGGTGTTCGTCGAAAGCTCACCCGCGGTGCGTGGGAAGATGAGATTAAATTCTTCGTCGTTCTGGGAAAACAATGAGTCCGAAAACTACGGGCAAAGTTGGCTCAACCTGGCGTTGCGAGGGCAGTTGTATACAGGTTTGGAAATCTTAGTCTACGAACCAAGCACCTCCGACTACGACGATATGAAAGGCCGAAAACCACAGCGACTGCGGATCTCGAATGTGATCGTGAATGGCAGTGGTATTCCGACCGGTGAGATCGAGTTGAACGAAACGCCAACGTGGTCTAGCGGAATGACGGGCGACGAGTTCTTTGTGCAGTTGCAAGTTGGTCCGTCGATCATGGCGAATCAGGAACCGGTGGCGTTGGGGTCGAACATTGTCATCGACTTGACAGTCTCTGCGGATCCGAATGGCGATGGATACGCGACCGACACGAAGTTGCCTTCCGCGTGGTTGAAGCCACAAGCATCACCGCCTCCGCTGCCGCAACCGCAGTATACGCTTTCGCCACCGTTGGACGTCATGTTCTCGCCTCGCGGGGTTGTGACCGGACCGGCGGCGGCCAGCGGATTGATACATTTCGTTCTCCGGGATGTGGCCGACGTGGAGAACGGCCGGGTTCTTAGCGATCCCAACCGTGAGGGCGATGAATTGATTGTGACCTTGTTCACACGCACCGGGCATATCTCCTCGCATCCCGTTCACCCAACCGATACGTTTCGCTTTGCTGAGACCGGCGAGGTGGCTCAATGA
- a CDS encoding prepilin-type N-terminal cleavage/methylation domain-containing protein: MRHHRTANRQPVGFTLVELLVVIGIIGFLITISGVIIGNMLGTSKEAATKATIAKVHELIMERSRGFDVVQDSNAQVYKNVERFKRIPDAKSTGFVDYRVGFRKATLRQSMPTRLLDLNALTMISGGSSQTVVPPATQLYTDFNTGWDTTKHQPETLSSELMYFALTNGIAFFQATNAADQFTSSEVMDTDGDGRMEFVDAWGKPLRFYFNPTRLFRPGGNGASLDQTLITTMFPSLSKYNLNSDPDDPNGKFLQEFIRNYLVRVNPPNNIPSPPPAAQVNAALVEFENTFHTPSTYQVPLVVSAGPDGELGLYEAPDAANFGHLAQPITDSTGTINYDVLYDNITNYQGI, translated from the coding sequence ATGCGACATCATCGCACAGCAAATCGGCAACCGGTTGGGTTTACCTTGGTTGAACTATTGGTGGTCATCGGCATCATCGGCTTTTTGATTACCATTTCTGGTGTCATCATCGGCAACATGCTCGGTACTTCCAAGGAAGCAGCGACCAAGGCGACCATCGCAAAAGTCCATGAACTCATCATGGAACGCAGCCGAGGCTTTGATGTCGTTCAAGATTCCAACGCCCAGGTCTATAAGAACGTCGAACGCTTCAAACGGATTCCCGATGCCAAAAGTACCGGGTTCGTTGATTATCGGGTTGGTTTTCGGAAGGCAACGTTGCGACAGAGCATGCCAACACGCCTGCTAGACCTCAATGCTCTCACCATGATTTCGGGTGGGTCATCACAAACTGTTGTCCCGCCTGCGACTCAACTCTACACCGACTTCAATACGGGTTGGGACACAACGAAGCACCAACCCGAAACGTTGAGTTCAGAACTGATGTATTTCGCATTGACGAATGGGATCGCGTTTTTCCAGGCGACAAACGCAGCTGATCAGTTTACGAGCAGCGAAGTCATGGACACGGATGGCGATGGGCGAATGGAGTTTGTCGATGCTTGGGGCAAACCATTGCGGTTCTATTTCAACCCGACTCGTCTGTTCCGCCCCGGTGGCAATGGTGCAAGTCTCGATCAAACTTTGATCACAACAATGTTCCCGTCGCTATCGAAATATAACCTCAACTCAGATCCTGATGATCCTAACGGAAAGTTCCTTCAGGAGTTCATTCGGAACTATCTCGTTCGAGTGAACCCGCCAAACAATATTCCAAGTCCTCCGCCAGCGGCTCAAGTGAATGCAGCTCTCGTGGAATTCGAGAACACTTTTCACACGCCATCGACCTACCAAGTTCCGTTGGTTGTGTCGGCGGGTCCCGATGGTGAACTCGGTTTATATGAAGCACCCGACGCCGCCAATTTCGGGCACCTCGCTCAACCGATTACCGACTCGACAGGTACGATCAACTACGACGTGCTGTACGACAATATTACGAACTACCAAGGCATCTAG
- a CDS encoding type II secretion system protein, which translates to MKTQTQPAPLPRQATGFTLIELLIVIVILGILMSLILPAISSARRNARVAQVSTEIKSLESGLENFKAKFDFYPPSTLVLHETGANWNTPAAAPHRAIIRRMFPQFDFADHDFNGNGNTTDSFSLTGNECLVFFLGGMADQDGDNFAMIGFSKNPANPFTRAGSSRLGPFTEFETGRLVDNIPSGGNGFPEYVDPLPNQTAPYGYLSANNGRGYAAGTMPYRLPGEDANLNNTLDASEDANSNSTLDVGQPFKPDSYQIVSPGFDNEHGTGGTYDPETADAKLGYDANPSTRSAERDNITNFHPGMLAD; encoded by the coding sequence GTGAAAACCCAAACTCAACCGGCTCCCCTACCCCGGCAGGCCACCGGTTTTACATTGATCGAGCTACTCATCGTCATCGTGATCCTCGGCATCCTGATGTCGCTGATCCTCCCCGCCATCAGCAGCGCTCGACGCAACGCCCGAGTGGCGCAGGTTTCGACGGAAATCAAGAGTTTGGAAAGCGGACTCGAAAACTTTAAAGCGAAGTTCGACTTCTATCCGCCAAGCACACTTGTACTGCATGAAACCGGGGCGAACTGGAACACGCCTGCGGCCGCGCCGCATCGTGCCATTATCCGCCGCATGTTTCCTCAATTCGACTTTGCTGACCACGACTTCAATGGCAACGGCAACACCACCGACAGCTTCTCTTTGACGGGCAACGAGTGTTTGGTGTTCTTCCTCGGGGGAATGGCAGATCAGGACGGTGATAACTTTGCGATGATTGGTTTCTCGAAGAATCCCGCGAACCCGTTTACCAGAGCGGGGAGCAGCCGACTCGGGCCGTTCACAGAGTTTGAAACCGGCCGCTTGGTTGACAACATTCCCAGTGGCGGCAACGGATTTCCGGAGTACGTCGATCCGCTACCAAATCAAACCGCACCCTATGGCTATCTGAGTGCAAACAACGGACGTGGTTACGCGGCGGGCACCATGCCTTACCGTTTGCCGGGTGAAGACGCCAACCTCAATAACACACTCGATGCGTCCGAAGATGCCAACAGCAACTCGACTCTTGATGTTGGTCAACCCTTCAAACCGGATTCGTATCAGATCGTCTCGCCGGGCTTCGACAATGAGCATGGCACAGGTGGCACGTATGATCCGGAAACAGCCGATGCCAAACTTGGCTACGACGCGAATCCTTCAACGCGAAGTGCAGAACGAGACAACATCACGAACTTTCATCCAGGCATGCTAGCGGATTGA
- a CDS encoding type II secretion system F family protein — translation MPVYQYEAMDNTGLEIKETIEAADENEAQSKIREKGFFVTKIQERAKKQKKKKTGEKTKQQPTRKKKKGGGFSIGGVSQKKLCTFTRQLSTLQDAGLPILRSLRILEGQSKPGPLKNALGEIIEDIEGGNTLSEAMARHPKAFDNLYVNMVKAGEAGGALEVILRRLAEFKERAQSLKRKVKGAMIYPCAVITVATLIVGFIMYYIIPKFKKIFEDFNTELPGMTTTLIGMSDWVVNYFYLIPAIPIGAWLMIKIIKKNKTGAFAVDWITLRLPLLGPIVKKSIVARISRTLGTLISSGVPILEALIIARDTAGNAVFKKAFDQIYAAIREGESMAVPLRETRIVDDMVVNMVDVGEETGALDEMLYKVADVYDEEVSVLVEGLINLLEPLMVVILGLIVGFIVIALFMPLVKLLNDLS, via the coding sequence ATGCCAGTCTATCAATATGAGGCCATGGATAATACCGGCCTCGAAATCAAAGAGACGATCGAGGCGGCGGACGAGAACGAAGCCCAGTCTAAGATTCGTGAGAAGGGTTTCTTCGTCACCAAAATCCAAGAACGCGCGAAGAAACAAAAGAAAAAGAAGACTGGCGAAAAAACCAAGCAACAGCCAACCCGCAAAAAGAAAAAGGGCGGCGGCTTTTCGATTGGTGGAGTGAGCCAGAAAAAACTCTGTACGTTCACTCGGCAGCTTTCCACACTTCAAGACGCCGGTTTGCCGATTCTGCGATCCCTGCGGATTCTCGAAGGGCAATCCAAACCGGGGCCGCTCAAGAATGCGTTGGGCGAAATCATCGAAGACATCGAAGGCGGGAACACGCTGTCCGAAGCGATGGCTCGACACCCGAAAGCCTTTGACAACCTCTATGTCAACATGGTGAAAGCCGGGGAAGCCGGTGGGGCGTTGGAAGTCATCCTTAGACGACTCGCCGAGTTCAAAGAACGGGCTCAAAGTCTGAAGCGAAAAGTCAAAGGGGCCATGATCTATCCGTGTGCGGTCATCACAGTCGCCACATTGATCGTCGGCTTCATCATGTATTACATCATTCCGAAGTTCAAAAAGATCTTCGAAGACTTCAACACCGAATTGCCCGGCATGACCACAACGCTCATCGGCATGAGCGACTGGGTTGTGAATTACTTCTACCTAATTCCTGCCATTCCCATTGGGGCGTGGCTGATGATCAAAATTATCAAGAAGAACAAGACCGGGGCCTTTGCGGTCGACTGGATCACACTCAGGCTACCGTTATTAGGGCCGATTGTGAAAAAGTCGATTGTCGCGCGAATCTCTCGAACGCTAGGGACATTGATATCATCCGGGGTGCCCATTTTGGAAGCCCTGATTATTGCCCGGGACACCGCCGGGAACGCCGTTTTCAAGAAAGCGTTCGACCAAATCTATGCGGCGATTCGTGAAGGGGAATCCATGGCGGTCCCACTCCGGGAAACTCGGATCGTGGACGACATGGTGGTCAACATGGTGGACGTGGGTGAAGAGACCGGGGCACTCGACGAGATGCTCTACAAAGTCGCCGATGTCTACGACGAAGAAGTCTCGGTGCTGGTCGAGGGGTTGATCAACCTGCTCGAACCACTCATGGTCGTGATCCTTGGTTTGATCGTCGGTTTCATCGTCATTGCGTTATTCATGCCGCTGGTGAAACTGCTTAACGACCTGTCTTAA
- a CDS encoding GspE/PulE family protein — protein MAQRKLGQILVDLGYLSEDQLWDVLEEQKQSPGEVIGQVAIRMGLVTDAQVTEALAEQWGMSVVNLPETNIPPKVLEVVPQTMAEIYHIMPISLKDNVLTVAMAEPQNVGALDDLRNFLGYDVRGTISTTKDVEAAIAEHYAEHEDSIADVVSSLEEDYDEDDETKGYSLDDDGDSGPIRKLLNMVLLLAIRDQASDIHFEPFEEEFKIRVKADGVLYEMVPPPRHMANAIVSRIKVMSDLDIAERRLPQDGRIELNVGGNAVDLRVSVLPTLFGESVVMRVLDKTVVQLDLNKIGMDPGTLSRFREYIKRPNGIILVTGPTGSGKTTTLYSALNELNTIEDKLLTAEDPIEYDIDGLIQVPVNPDIDVTFANVLRAFLRHDPDTILVGEIRDHETAEIAVQAALTGHRVFSTLHTNDAPSAITRLLDMGVPSFLITAALEAIQAQRLVRRICTECRTRFDPSDELLMELQLPIERARKYKFYYGKGCGRCNNTGYKGRTGIYELMEITDEIRDMIGADASVDEMRNMARSQGMTTLREAGLKLIFDGVTTIDEIVRETVMEDIE, from the coding sequence ATGGCGCAACGAAAGCTTGGGCAAATCCTGGTCGATCTGGGATATCTCTCGGAAGATCAACTTTGGGACGTGCTCGAAGAACAGAAGCAAAGTCCCGGGGAAGTCATCGGTCAAGTTGCGATCCGAATGGGGTTGGTAACCGATGCCCAAGTGACCGAAGCGCTCGCAGAACAATGGGGCATGAGTGTCGTCAATTTGCCCGAGACGAACATTCCCCCGAAAGTCTTGGAAGTCGTCCCGCAGACGATGGCCGAGATTTACCACATCATGCCCATCTCGCTGAAAGACAATGTGCTGACAGTGGCGATGGCCGAACCCCAGAACGTCGGGGCTCTCGACGATTTGCGGAACTTCCTGGGTTACGACGTTCGCGGGACAATCTCGACCACAAAAGATGTCGAAGCCGCCATCGCCGAACACTATGCCGAGCATGAAGACAGCATCGCCGATGTTGTGAGCAGCTTGGAAGAAGACTACGACGAGGACGACGAAACCAAAGGGTACAGCCTCGACGACGATGGAGACAGCGGGCCGATTCGCAAGCTGCTCAACATGGTGTTGTTGCTCGCGATTCGCGACCAGGCCAGCGACATTCACTTCGAACCGTTCGAGGAAGAATTCAAGATTCGCGTCAAAGCGGATGGTGTGCTGTACGAGATGGTTCCACCGCCTCGGCATATGGCAAATGCGATCGTGTCGCGGATCAAGGTTATGAGCGATTTGGATATCGCCGAACGCCGTTTGCCACAGGACGGACGGATCGAACTCAATGTCGGCGGCAACGCGGTCGACTTGCGGGTGAGTGTGCTACCAACACTGTTTGGCGAATCCGTCGTGATGCGGGTGTTGGATAAAACCGTCGTCCAGTTGGACCTCAACAAGATCGGCATGGACCCGGGCACATTGTCCCGGTTCCGCGAATACATCAAACGTCCGAACGGAATTATCCTCGTGACCGGGCCGACGGGTTCCGGCAAAACGACCACGTTGTATTCAGCTCTCAACGAACTCAACACGATTGAAGACAAACTCCTCACTGCTGAAGACCCGATCGAATACGACATTGACGGCCTGATTCAAGTTCCCGTCAATCCCGATATCGATGTGACCTTCGCAAACGTGCTACGGGCCTTCCTGCGACACGATCCGGATACGATTCTCGTCGGTGAAATTCGAGACCACGAAACGGCGGAAATCGCGGTGCAGGCGGCACTGACCGGGCACCGTGTGTTTAGCACACTTCACACGAACGATGCCCCGTCGGCGATCACACGTTTGCTCGACATGGGCGTGCCATCGTTCCTCATTACCGCCGCCTTGGAAGCAATTCAGGCCCAACGGCTCGTGCGGCGAATTTGCACCGAATGCCGCACGCGGTTCGACCCCAGTGATGAACTCCTCATGGAGTTGCAACTGCCGATCGAACGGGCTCGGAAATACAAATTCTATTACGGCAAAGGCTGCGGACGGTGCAACAACACCGGTTACAAAGGCCGAACCGGAATCTACGAACTCATGGAAATCACCGACGAAATCCGCGACATGATCGGTGCGGATGCCTCGGTCGACGAAATGCGGAATATGGCTCGTTCCCAGGGCATGACAACCCTGCGGGAAGCCGGTTTGAAACTCATCTTCGATGGCGTGACCACGATCGACGAAATCGTTCGGGAAACCGTCATGGAAGATATTGAATAA